The DNA segment ATTCGTTTTCCTGACAGAGAGTCCGTCCTTCCTCTATGGCCCGTTCGCGCTGCCGGACTTCCCGACGCAGCTCGGCTTCCTTATATCGTCTCTTGGCAGTATCGGATTCTAGAATGAGCGACGGAACCTCGGTGGGTCTGCCTTTCTCATCCAGAGCCACATACGTCAGATATGCAGAATTGGTGTGACGAACCTCACCGGTACGCAGATCCTCTGCCTCCACACGAATCCCCACTTCCATGCTGGACCGTCCGACATGGTTCAGACTGGCCTTGAAGACCAACAACTCGCCTATATAGGCAGGAAGTTTGAAGGCCATACGATCAATGGAAACCGTAACAACATTTGTCCGGGTATGCCGTTTGGCAACGACACCGCCCGTTATGTCAACGTGTTTGA comes from the Pseudodesulfovibrio piezophilus C1TLV30 genome and includes:
- a CDS encoding acyl-CoA thioesterase codes for the protein MKAKSAKESEVIMTHLVLPQDTNPAGNLHGGVILKHVDITGGVVAKRHTRTNVVTVSIDRMAFKLPAYIGELLVFKASLNHVGRSSMEVGIRVEAEDLRTGEVRHTNSAYLTYVALDEKGRPTEVPSLILESDTAKRRYKEAELRREVRQRERAIEEGRTLCQENE